The DNA sequence GATCGATGTTTTATTGTTTgcaattaatattcaaatgaatgATTAATACCAAAAGTAACCGTATACTCTACATCTTCTCAGAGTAATTTGACATGagaatattcaaatattatataaattcttACACGAAATCCTAACATATTCTGCATTCAAAATAGCAAGCTAGGTATCATTCGTAATACATGACGGGTTTATTGGAATTAAAATCCCACATGCCTCCTTCCTTGAGATACTCAAGATACCTTGCAAATTCAGGCCTAgctgttgttttctttttcctacGAAGAGCCAAAAAGCTTAGAAGTGGGTGACTCTTCTTGTCACTATTATTATTACCCTTCTTTGTGGGGTTTCTCTTTAGATTGATCTCCCCATAGGTGGAACCAAGAGCCATTTTTCTTGAAGAATTGGATCCCCAAGAAGGCAAACTTGTGCTCCTCTTGAACCCCTCATGCAAAAGTGCAGTGGTGGCAGATTCTTTACCTAATCTTTCATACCCTCTCCGAGTAGTCATGGATCTAAACATAGTTGAACTTGAATCTTGTTGTGAAAGACAAGATTTTGATTGATGTACTCAGTACAGTGTAAGTAAAGAAGTGAGAGCAAAGGGGTTGGTGGGGATTGTAGATGAGAGCTAACTTGGAGTAGCACGCATGGTGGAGAGCTTTATATATGCATCTTTGTTTAGGTCAAGTTTGGTTAGCTAGTAGTTTGGTCCTTCAtgcttttttattcaataatataCTATCATGTTTTGAATGGTTACTATATAGACGTGTGATTTGAAAACTTTAGTTTTGCAACTTATGTTGACTATTTCTTTGGTCCCCACaattataagattttatatCCAATTAtcagagggcgagccctggtgcagcggtaaaatTGTGCCTttgtgacttgttggtcatggatTCGAAttcggaaacagcctctttgcatatatTAGGGTAAggtgaagttttttttatatccaATTATCAATTGTTGTGAAGTATATATCCACTTCCACGAAAgtacatgaaaattataaatctacTCATCAACTTATATGCAGGATATTTACTCCTCGAGGCTCGAGCATTGCACGCGAATTAGACATGTGCCTAAAGTTGAGGACTTGTGATCACAAGTTTCTTCACTACCACAATCACATTTTACAATGTCACAAGAGGAGTGTGAGGGGTTGATCCAACAAAATGCTTGGGTGGCTACATTGATTGGTTCCACCAAGAATCCCAATTTAGCTCCCTACTCGTCAAAAGCAGAGTATAGTTCGGGTGACTTTTCATGCTTGTCAaatgtatttttctaattatgtaTTTAATGATAATCGCATTTGCAAGTCCTTAATTATGTCAAATTCCTTTTGTAGGAATGGTTTGAGAAGATTTTCGAGGCTTGATCTAAGGATTAATTGCAAACACTATGTCAAACACTAAGTCCTTAATTATGTCAAATTCCATTTGCAAGTGGATTGGAGCTTGAAACACTATGTCAGACACATTTAACATCTAGTAGACTGACATTGAGGCGAGTTTCACATATAAccatttttaatttccattaatatttgaattatttgtatttgacttatatattatattactatgtcactcttatttttatttgactaaTTAATTATCTGagtctcttattttatttatcaagttatttaacaaaaaaattaattgtataacatttaaattaacTATACAAACTAACTTAATTGCATATAATTAGTTTTTGGAACTATTTATCCCATTCTGAAaactaatttttgaaatttacttAAATGTTAATTGTTCACCATTAGAAATTCACATTTGGTCTAAGTCATCTGAACTCACTCATGACTTTAGTTCGGTTCTCAATTCATCCTATTGAAAAGTGATATATATATTCCTCTATAAATTCTCGTTGAGATTGATGGTCTTTCATGACCTTGAAAGGGGGACAAACATTCCCCTCCTATAAACttttttacacacaaaaaaaatggtatttgttTCAAAACCTAAATTTGGAAATGTAATTAATCTTATAACatccaaaaatattaaaatattataaaactaaattgtgaaaattaatgactcattttgagtgattgtgagttTTGACCTTTTTATTTcaaatgcaattttctaaaCAAAGCATgtttagttaaaataatttttaactcaattttaaaataattttaatttcatttttaaaactaagaaaaaagtatttgtGAATTAggattttagtttaaaaaaaatacttactaCATTTGATAATGATGCTTCCCAATATCATCGTCACCATGTGATAATATATGCATCTTTGTTTAGGTCAAGTTTGGATAGCTAGTAGTTTGGtccttcttgtttttttattcaataatataatatactatCATGTTTTGAATGGTTACTATATACACGTGTGATTTGAAATTAAAGCTTCAATTGTGCAACTTATGTTGACTATTTATGTCGTCCCCACaattagaaaatttatattCAATTATCAAGTTGTGAAGTATGTATCCACTACTGCCTATTACCACGAAAAGACATATAGATTAATTTAACTCCATTCATGAAATTATTGTGATGGTATACATCTTATAAAGTACTTCAGAGGATATAATTggttcttcatttttatttgtttttttttaacaagtatGGCTAAAGCACAAATATTTGGTTCTTCGACATGTACTGAagtttgtattatatttttttcagtttgTATTCTGTGTCGAGCAGGATTTAATGttgattataatatttatttcatgttaatttaattgataatgtatacatgatctaatatattatacatTATCTTCTGATATTTAAGTTATATTGGTGTGAAACAAGATTGtctttaataaaacatttttatggtatctttcataaaaatataaaattgatttaattcatgatattattaagtaactaatttaaaattatattataataaatatatttcataaaatacttttaatatgtttaaatttattatatattgtagtaaaaataatttaacagtaaatagtgataaaaaatttcttatatgCAGTtattaaaaagagtaaaaatatttttttaataaagtattaactaattaaatttaaataaatttttagcaTAGAAAACTCAACCTCATAATATGAATATTATtcaaaaagatattaatttatgaaattattttataaaatttataattacaattaattttataggatttcaaattaaaaataaaaattgttgagttttttttataggaaaccGCATTAAATATTTGCAAAAAGAGTTTTCTCGCTCATAAAAGTATCAAGTAAAATTGTCTCTcatgaataatacttataatcTTTACTctctgttataaaaaaataatttaatttatgacattgttgagtaattaatttgtaataagaatatatttaatatattaaaattattatataaataataattagtaaaatttttgtatatgaaattattaaacataaagttaatttttttctaatgaatatataactaattagatttaaattattttttattattaaaattttaacctcataataagaatattattcaacaaaatatttatttgagaattatttaaaattattttatacaatttatatgtaaaaaatgatttttttataagatttcaaagtaataattaaaatattattgaatttttagAATGCAATGGTTTTAAATAATCAAAGAAAGAATTTTGTCGTCTATAATCTTTAACAAGATTGTTTCCCATAGATGATACTtgtaataaaagataaaaatttctcatttttaatgaTGTTAAGCATGATTGGCTATTTtccagcaaaaaaagaaagcatgATTGTCTATTGTGAATAATATTTATAGTCTCTACATAAAAATAGAaccaatttaatttatgatagtattgataaagaatttaaaattatttataataaatattaatcaacacaatatttatttatgaaataatttaaatttattttaataatctttacgtaaaaatgtttttatgattatatatactaatataaaatatagaatataattttttataattaaaatagataaaacagtaataaaacttaaataaaataatatttattataaaaaaactatttgtaggtaaaaaaaaaataaaaagaaaaaaagtgagaaagaaaagagaaaaggagtTCGACAAGAGTTGTGTTTTTTCAGAAAATAGAAGacataaaaatccaaaaaaagaaaaataattaatgtgagaTCTCCaaaacttataataattatatatattttttctttttttttatctctttcttattTGGTGTCAATGGGTATATTGGGTTTccatgtatatattattattattttataagtttgCGCGTCATCAAATtccttcaaatttaaaaataaatttgccTCTAAACAATTGATCCAACTAAAATAGGATCTAATGAAGCAGACAAGCATAACATAATTGAATCCATCAATTGCAAAATATCCTTTATTCCTCAAAATAGTTAAACACGCACATTTCAAATACATGGATTATTTTAGTGTATGCCAATATAATCACTAGTTATAATCAGTTGTACCTTACGACATCAGCTATGTGTTGTAATTTGcccaaaatatttatgaattttgatttatccaaaatagaataaaaagaagctgttattaaaaacaaaatcataatgAACTACCAATTCAGTGGGGAAAAAAAAGTCTGTTTATTAACTTCtttaattatattactaaaaCCTATCGAAAAAGGGCAGATGAACTTTTGATGTTTGCAAATTATTCAAATGAATGATTAATTAATAGCAAAAGTAACCATACTCTACATCTTGTCAAAGTAATTGGACATAATTAAGAATCAAATAGTAGTAGTACTATATAAACTCTTAACGTATTAATAtgccaacaaattaattttgcattCAAACCCGAAGCAAACTTGCTATGATCATTTGTAATACATCACAGGT is a window from the Glycine max cultivar Williams 82 chromosome 2, Glycine_max_v4.0, whole genome shotgun sequence genome containing:
- the LOC100527189 gene encoding uncharacterized protein LOC100527189, whose protein sequence is MFRSMTTRRGYERLGKESATTALLHEGFKRSTSLPSWGSNSSRKMALGSTYGEINLKRNPTKKGNNNSDKKSHPLLSFLALRRKKKTTARPEFARYLEYLKEGGMWDFNSNKPVMYYE